One window of Flavobacterium dauae genomic DNA carries:
- a CDS encoding adenylate kinase: MIAIVLFGKPGAGKGTQAEFLKEKYNLTHISTGDVFRFNIKNETELGKKAQEFINKGELVPDAITIDMLKNEVANNMDKAGFLFDGFPRTIAQAEALDAFLQSINLEVTATVGLEADDDVLVARILERGKTSGRADDQDEEKIRTRYEEYNEKTAPLIEYYTNKNKYHAVNGIGSIAEITERLSAVIDRF; encoded by the coding sequence ATGATTGCAATAGTTTTATTCGGAAAGCCGGGTGCAGGTAAAGGCACACAGGCAGAGTTTTTAAAAGAAAAATACAATTTAACGCACATTTCTACAGGCGATGTTTTCCGTTTTAACATTAAGAACGAAACAGAGTTAGGCAAGAAGGCACAAGAATTTATTAATAAAGGCGAATTGGTTCCCGATGCAATTACGATTGATATGTTAAAGAACGAAGTAGCCAACAATATGGATAAAGCAGGTTTTTTGTTTGATGGATTTCCAAGAACAATTGCCCAAGCCGAAGCGTTGGATGCTTTTTTACAGTCGATTAATTTAGAAGTTACAGCAACAGTTGGTTTAGAAGCTGATGACGATGTTTTGGTAGCACGTATTTTAGAGCGCGGTAAAACTTCGGGCAGAGCCGATGATCAGGACGAAGAAAAAATTCGTACACGTTACGAAGAATACAACGAAAAAACAGCTCCGTTAATTGAATATTACACCAATAAAAACAAATACCACGCAGTAAACGGTATTGGATCTATTGCAGAAATTACCGAAAGATTAAGTGCGGTGATTGATCGTTTTTAA
- a CDS encoding phosphoribosyltransferase, with protein MEIQILDKTFVPYLSALEIDAEVQRIAKDLLNDYKNEVPVFLVVLNGAFIFAADLMKHYTSAAEISFVKMASYNGTKTTGNVTELLGVDIGLTNRHVVIVEDIVDTGNTIAALYNLVNRFKVKSINTATLFFKPDAYKQTIDIKYTGFSIENKFIVGYGLDYNKQGRNLGEVYQIK; from the coding sequence ATGGAAATTCAAATTTTAGATAAAACCTTTGTACCCTACCTTTCGGCATTAGAAATTGATGCGGAAGTACAGCGTATAGCAAAAGATTTATTGAACGATTATAAAAACGAAGTTCCAGTATTTTTAGTGGTTTTAAACGGTGCGTTTATTTTTGCTGCCGATTTAATGAAACATTACACCAGTGCTGCAGAAATTTCATTTGTAAAAATGGCATCGTACAACGGTACCAAAACTACAGGCAACGTAACCGAACTTTTAGGGGTAGATATTGGCCTTACTAACAGGCACGTTGTTATTGTAGAAGATATTGTTGATACCGGCAACACCATTGCAGCCCTATACAATTTAGTAAACAGATTTAAGGTAAAAAGCATAAATACGGCAACTTTGTTTTTTAAACCAGATGCGTACAAACAAACTATTGATATTAAATACACCGGTTTTAGTATCGAAAATAAGTTTATTGTTGGTTACGGATTAGATTACAACAAACAAGGCAGAAATTTAGGCGAAGTTTATCAAATAAAATAA